GATCGCTTCGGAGTGGCCGACAAAGACCGGCACCCGCACGCAGGTCGCGGTGACCTTGATCTTGGGGTCGACGATCTTTTTCGTCTCGGCGACCATTTTCCATTCTTCCTTGGTCTCGCCGCTGTCCATGAACACGTCGATATGCGGGATCACGTTAAAGGCGATCTGCTTGGTGAACTTGCTGGGCGGCACTTCGGAAGTCGGGTTGTAGATGCTCTTGGTCTGGTCCCAGAGCTCGTCCGCGCCTTCCTTGCCCGCGCCCGATACGGACTGGTAGGTGCTGACCACGACGCGTTTGATCGTCGCGCGGTCGTGCAGCGGCTTCAGCGCCACGACCATCTGCGCGGTCGAACAGTTGGGGTTGGCGATGATGTTTTTCTTGGAGTAGCCGTGGATCGCTTCGGGGTTTACCTCGGGCACGATCAGCGGCACGTCGGCATCGTAGCGGTAGAGCGACGAGTTGTCGATCACCACACAGCCCGCGGCGGCGGCCTTGGGCGCGTATTTCTTCGTCGCGTCCGAGCCGACAGCGAAAAGCGCAATGTCCCATCCGGTGAAGTCGAAGGCATCCAGATCCTTGGTCTTCAACGTCCTGTCGCCAAAGCTGACCTCCGTGCCCAGTGACTTGCGGCTGGCAAGTACCGTGATTTCATCCACGGGGAACTGGCGCTCGGCCAGAATGTTCAGCATTTCGCGGCCCACGTTTCCGGTGGCACCCGCGACGACGACGCGATAACCCATTTCGTTTCACTCCAGATATGTGCGGTTGGGTGGTGCGGGCCTGTTATACGGCTTTGGCGGTGTTGGAAAGGGGCGCAGGCGTGGGTTTGTCGCGCGCGAAGAGATACACCAGCAGCCCGGCGCCCAGCAGCAGCGCGAAGAAACCGAGGATCGCGGTGTAGGGCGCGGCGGGATCGGCCCCGCCGCTGGTGGCCGAATGGATACGGCCGGTGACGAACTGCGCGACGCCCACACCGCCGATCGAACACAGGTTCAGCATGGTCACCCCCCGCCCCACCAGATGCGGCGGCAGGAAGCCGCGCCCGTGTGCCATGATCGCGGGGTAGGTCGAGCCGAAGAAGCCGATCGCG
Above is a genomic segment from Sulfitobacter sp. HNIBRBA3233 containing:
- a CDS encoding aspartate-semialdehyde dehydrogenase; the encoded protein is MGYRVVVAGATGNVGREMLNILAERQFPVDEITVLASRKSLGTEVSFGDRTLKTKDLDAFDFTGWDIALFAVGSDATKKYAPKAAAAGCVVIDNSSLYRYDADVPLIVPEVNPEAIHGYSKKNIIANPNCSTAQMVVALKPLHDRATIKRVVVSTYQSVSGAGKEGADELWDQTKSIYNPTSEVPPSKFTKQIAFNVIPHIDVFMDSGETKEEWKMVAETKKIVDPKIKVTATCVRVPVFVGHSEAINIEFEDHLDENEARDILREAPGIMVIDKREDGGYVTPVECVGDFATFISRIRQDSTIDNGLNLWCVSDNLRKGAALNAVQIAELLGREVLKKG